The DNA segment AGCGAATCGGAGCAGTACATCGAGGTCCTGGCAAAGGAGATGAGCGACTGATGAACTTCCGCTTCACCAAGTCCAGCTTCAGCGCCCTGAGCGGCGAGTGCCTGGAGGTCGCCCGCAACATCCCCGGCGTCGTGGCCGTCCGCGACTCCAAGGCGCCGGGCGGGTCGATCCTGCGGGTGCGGCCGGAGGTCTGGGTCGCGTTCGTCCGGAGTGCGGGCGACGTGGTGCCGGCTTCGAGCGGCACCTGACGCGGTCGGTTCAGCTTCCGTTCAGGTCCCGCACGCGTCGCCGATCCGGCGCTGTCGGGTCGGCCAGGGATCTTGTTCGCGGCGGCGCGATCCGGTGCGATCCGGTGCGATCGGTGCGACGGAGACGGTCCTCGGTCTGCTCAGGGCGCTCTCGTCCGGATGGTGGACGAGAAAAAGCATACGTACATCTTGTATCTATGCTGTACGCATGCCATCCGCCGCCCAGCTCACGACCCCGACCACCGCGACCACGACGATCGGCACGACCGGCACGGCGCCGGAGACGCCGCCCGGCGCCAAGCAGCCGCCGGCCGCCGACCGGGTCTACGACCACGTGAAGAAGGGCGTGCTGGAGCGGCGGTACGAGGGCGGGACGCTCCTCACCGAGGGGGAACTGGCCGAGGCGGTCGGGGTGTCGCGGACACCCGTCAGGGAAGCGCTGCTGCGGCTGGAGGTCGAGGGGCTCATCCGGCTGTACCCGAAGAAGGGCGCCCTGGTCCTGCCGGTCTCCGCGCAGGAGATCGCCGACGTCGTCGAGACCCGGCAGCTCGTGGAGGCGCACGCCGCACGCAAGGCGGTGCCGGCCTCACCGCGGCTGATCGCGCGCCTGGAAGAGCTGCTGGAGCAGCAGAAGCGGCAGGCGGCGGCCGGCGAGTTCGCGGAGGCGGCGATCACCGACCGGTGCTTCCACGCCGAGATCGTGCGCAGCGGCGGCAACGAGATCCTCTCCCGGCTCTACGACCAGCTCCGCGACCGCCAGCTGAGGATGGGCGTCGCCGTGATGCACGCGCACCCGGACCGCATCGCGAAGACCCTCACCGAGCACGCGGAGCTGCTGACGGCTCTGCGTTCCGGGGACGCGGACGGCGCCGTGGCGCTGGTGCACCGGCACGTGAGCTGGTTCTCGAACCTCGCCCGGGGCGAGGAGCGATGACCGCCGCCTCTTCCTCGTCCTCCTCGTCGTCGTCCCTCCCCCCGTCCTCCGGCCCGTCCGGAGGCATGGGCCTGCACGGTGACCCGCGCGGCGGCCGGCGGGCCGTCGTGATGTGGTCCATCGGGGTCGCCGTCTACTTCGTCGCCGTCACCTTCCGCACCTCGCTCGGCGTCGCGGGACTGGATGCCGCCGCCCGCTTCCACGTCAGCGCCTCGGCCCTGTCCACGTTCTCGATCCTCCAGCTGCTCGTCTATGCGGGGATGCAGATCCCCGTCGGCCTGCTGGTGGACCGGCTGGGCACCAAGAAGGTGCTGGGCATCGGCGCCGTGCTGTTCACCGCCGGGCAGCTCGCGTTCGCGCTCGCTCCCTCCTACGGGATGGCGCTGGCGGCGCGGACGCTGCTGGGCTGCGGGGACGCCATGACGTTCATCAGCGTGCTGCGGCTCGGCACCCGCTGGTTCCCGGCCCGGCGCGGCCCGCTGATCGCGCAGCTCGCGGGCCTGGTGGGCATGGCGGGCAACCTCGTCTCGACGCTGCTGCTCGCCCGGCTGCTGCACTCGGTCGGCTGGACCGCGGCGTTCGCCGGCAGCTCGCTCGCGGGCGTGGTCGTCCTCGTCCTGCTGGTGCTGTTCCTCAAGGACCATCCGGAGGGGTACGAGCCCGCGCCGGCGCTCCACCGGGGTGCCGCGTACGTGCGCCGGCAGATAGCGGCCGCCTGGCGGGAGCCGGGCACCCGGCTGGGGATGTGGGTGCACTTCACCACGCAGTTCCCGGCGATGTTCTTCCTGCTGCTGTGGGGGCTGCCGTTCCTCGTGCAGGCACAGGGGCTGTCCGCGGCCGGCGCGGGCGACCTGCTCACGCTGGTCGTCCTCTCCAACATGGTCGTCGGCCTTGTCTACGGCCAGGTCGTGGCCCGGCACCACGCGGCGCGGCTGCCGCTGGCGCTCGGCACGGTCGGCGCGACGGCGCTGGTGTGGGGGCTCACGCTCGGATACCCGGGGGAGCGGGTGCCGATCGGCGTGCTCGTGGTGCTCTGCACGGTGCTGGGCGCCTGCGGGCCGGCGTCCATGCTCGGCTTCGACTTCGCCCGCCCGGCCAACCCGCCCGAGCGGCAGGGCACCGCCTCCGGCATCGTCAACATGGGCGGTTTCACGGCCTCCATGACGACCCTGCTCGCCGTCGGGGTGCTGCTGGACGCGACCGGCGACGACTACCGCGCCGCGTTCTCCGTGATCTTCGTCCTGGAGGCGCTGGGCATGACGCAGATCCTGCGGCTGCGCGGCCGGGTGGCCCGTATCGAGCGGGAACGGCTGGTGGTCAGCCGGGTGGAGGCGTGGCGCAAGCCCGTGCATCGGTGAGGGCCTCGGGGCCCGTCCCGGTCGCGGCTCCTGTCGTGGCCCCGCTAGCGTCCCGGTCACGGCCCGAGTCATGGCTCCGGTCGCGGCGCGGTCACGGTGACGTCAGGGCGCGGGTGGTGTCGCGGGGCCTGCCCCGGGTCACCCGGGGCGCCTGGCCCCGCCGTTCAGGTGGTGATGGTGAAGTGGGAGAGGATGGCCTTCGCCAGCCCCTGATCGCCTTCTGCCTTGATGTGCTCCTCGGCCGCTTCGAGCGTGATGCGGCCGCAGGCCAGCCGCACGTACGTCTCCCAGTCCGTGCTGACGGTGGCGAGCGGACCGAGTGACGGGGCGCCGTCGATGCTGCCCTTGCCGTCGGCGTCGATGCGGACGGTGCGCAGGAACTCGACGGGGCCGTGCACGTCGAAGACGAAGGCGGAGTTCGCCGGGGCGCCGGACCGCTTGGCGATGACCCGCGGGAGCGCCTCCAGGAGCATGTCGCGGACGACGAGGGCGCCGGGGGAGTCGAGGTTGCCCGGCTTGTCGAGGGCCATGCGCAGGTCCTGCTCGTGCACCCAGATGTCGAACGCCCGCCGGCGCATGGACGTCTCCAGCGTCAGCTCCGAGCCCAGCGGGCCCCGCACGGTGTCGCCGGGCTGCCGGTTCTCGTTCCGCAGCTGCCGCTGGCGGCGGATGATGGTGTACTCCAGCTCGGCGGTCATCTCCGGCGCGGTGTGGTGCCGGCGCACGTCGACCTGCATCTCCATGTACCGCTGGTGGTCCGTCTTCACGTGGTACAGGTCGCGCGGCAGCGTGTGGATCGGCCGGGGGTCCCCCAGCTGCTCGCAGTCGAGGCCGATGACGTGCGAGACGATGTCCCGCACGGACCACCCCGGGCAGGGTGTGGCCTTGCTCCACTCCCCTTCGTCGAGTGGCTGCACCAGCTCGGCTATCGACTCCACGGAGTGGGTCCAGGCGTCGGCATAGGTCTGAAGGCTGGGATGGAGACTCACGGGACCCCTCGGGCGGTTGGTGCGTACGG comes from the Streptomyces sp. TS71-3 genome and includes:
- a CDS encoding DUF397 domain-containing protein, with protein sequence MNFRFTKSSFSALSGECLEVARNIPGVVAVRDSKAPGGSILRVRPEVWVAFVRSAGDVVPASSGT
- a CDS encoding GntR family transcriptional regulator; translated protein: MPSAAQLTTPTTATTTIGTTGTAPETPPGAKQPPAADRVYDHVKKGVLERRYEGGTLLTEGELAEAVGVSRTPVREALLRLEVEGLIRLYPKKGALVLPVSAQEIADVVETRQLVEAHAARKAVPASPRLIARLEELLEQQKRQAAAGEFAEAAITDRCFHAEIVRSGGNEILSRLYDQLRDRQLRMGVAVMHAHPDRIAKTLTEHAELLTALRSGDADGAVALVHRHVSWFSNLARGEER
- a CDS encoding nitrate/nitrite transporter, with translation MGLHGDPRGGRRAVVMWSIGVAVYFVAVTFRTSLGVAGLDAAARFHVSASALSTFSILQLLVYAGMQIPVGLLVDRLGTKKVLGIGAVLFTAGQLAFALAPSYGMALAARTLLGCGDAMTFISVLRLGTRWFPARRGPLIAQLAGLVGMAGNLVSTLLLARLLHSVGWTAAFAGSSLAGVVVLVLLVLFLKDHPEGYEPAPALHRGAAYVRRQIAAAWREPGTRLGMWVHFTTQFPAMFFLLLWGLPFLVQAQGLSAAGAGDLLTLVVLSNMVVGLVYGQVVARHHAARLPLALGTVGATALVWGLTLGYPGERVPIGVLVVLCTVLGACGPASMLGFDFARPANPPERQGTASGIVNMGGFTASMTTLLAVGVLLDATGDDYRAAFSVIFVLEALGMTQILRLRGRVARIERERLVVSRVEAWRKPVHR
- a CDS encoding maleylpyruvate isomerase family mycothiol-dependent enzyme, whose translation is MSLHPSLQTYADAWTHSVESIAELVQPLDEGEWSKATPCPGWSVRDIVSHVIGLDCEQLGDPRPIHTLPRDLYHVKTDHQRYMEMQVDVRRHHTAPEMTAELEYTIIRRQRQLRNENRQPGDTVRGPLGSELTLETSMRRRAFDIWVHEQDLRMALDKPGNLDSPGALVVRDMLLEALPRVIAKRSGAPANSAFVFDVHGPVEFLRTVRIDADGKGSIDGAPSLGPLATVSTDWETYVRLACGRITLEAAEEHIKAEGDQGLAKAILSHFTITT